Below is a genomic region from Sinorhizobium meliloti.
CAAGGGCGTGGCCGCGCACGCCGCGAATGCTGCCCATCTCGGCCGTTCGGCACTCGACGCTGTCGAACTCATGAATGTCGGCGTCAACTTTCTGCGCGAGCACATGCCGCAGGATTGCCGGGTGCACTATGCAATCACCGATGCCGGGGGCAGGGCGGCGAATGTCGTGCAGGCGAACGCCGAAGTGCTCTACCTGATCCGCGCGCCGGAAATGCCGCAGGCGCTGGACCTCGCCACGCGCGTCGAGAAGGTGGCGCGTGGTGCAGCCATGATGACCGAGACGGAGGTGGAGATCGTCTTCGACACGGCCTCGACCAACCTCCTGCCCAACATCACGCTCGAGACCGCCATGCATGAGAACATGGTGGCGCTCGGCCCGATCGCCTTCGACGAGGCCGACATCGCGTTCGCCAGATCCATTCAGGAGACGTTCTCGCAAGAGGCAATCAAAAGCAGCATCCGCCTCTACCAGATGAAGCGCGACGTCTTCTCCAACGCCAATGTCGATGGGTCGTCACCACTGCATCTCGGCCTGCGCGAATTCGAAGGCCATTCACACTTCCGTGCCGGCTCGACCGATGTCGGCGATGTCAGCTGGGTGACGCCGACGGCGCAGTGCTGGGCGCCGGCATGGGCGATCGGCACCAACCCGCATACCTGGCAGGTCGTGGCGCAGGGCAAAAGCCCGATCGCCCACAAGGCCATGGCGCATGCCGCCAAGACGCTCGCCACGACGGGTCTGTCGCTCATGACTTCCCCGGACCTGCTTGCCGCCGCCAGGGCGGAATGGCTGGAGAAGACGGACGGGAAATCCTATGTCTGCCCCATTCCGGCGGATGTCACTCCGGGATCGCATCCGCATGGTCGACCCGTCCGATGATGGCGTTTCGGCTTCGATCCTTCCGTCAGGCGTCGACCGTCCCCGCCACCTCCATCTTCGGATTGCGAAATCCCATCGCGATCCACGCTCCCAGCAGCTTTGCGTAGAACGGCACGGTATGGCTTTTCAGATTGGGGATGC
It encodes:
- a CDS encoding M20 family metallopeptidase; this translates as MNREDVMSIAAAIESMKPEFTRLSDSIWDFAELKFEEQRSSGLLAKALEDNDFSVRRGVAGMDTAFIGESGSGKPVIAFLGEFDALASMSQAAGIAEAKPLVEGASGHGCGHNLLGVGSLMAAIALARHLKANNLPGTVRYYGCPGEEGGSGKTFMVRAGLFDDVDTALTWHPAPFNGVRSTNNLAVLEYFYRFKGVAAHAANAAHLGRSALDAVELMNVGVNFLREHMPQDCRVHYAITDAGGRAANVVQANAEVLYLIRAPEMPQALDLATRVEKVARGAAMMTETEVEIVFDTASTNLLPNITLETAMHENMVALGPIAFDEADIAFARSIQETFSQEAIKSSIRLYQMKRDVFSNANVDGSSPLHLGLREFEGHSHFRAGSTDVGDVSWVTPTAQCWAPAWAIGTNPHTWQVVAQGKSPIAHKAMAHAAKTLATTGLSLMTSPDLLAAARAEWLEKTDGKSYVCPIPADVTPGSHPHGRPVR